In the genome of Olsenella profusa DSM 13989, one region contains:
- a CDS encoding IS1634 family transposase: protein MFLKRTPQRNGRVKLSVCESYRVGKKTKQRQVRSLGYIDELEEEHQDPIEWGRAQALEMTREKKEGEQALPLEIHPLEKIDRRGTNRKNLGCAIALAVYSALGIEQVLRNYLRGRSVAYDLNSVTRLLVTERILGPGSKRAAWQNRERYFFKSDFTDDDLYRALDELARAKDKVVSSMNRRIAAAGMRDMSCVYYDVTNYYFESDAQDELRKRGVSKENRRSPIVQMGLLQDERGIPICYRKFSGNTPDAQTMIPVLSDLKRDYGMDRLIAVADKGLNSSDNIAAAVARGDGFVFSQSARGTKSDAALKRWLTDDQGYRHMGDDFKIKSKQGFKACHIKAGDTKGGKPKDIRIPVKYVGFWSRKYQERARHDRAKVIERARTLIKSPAAFSAHEAHGAAKYVRGLTFDRDTGTIADARKLSLDEDAIREAEDLDGYYLVVTSETDWQDEKILDAYRELWRIEESFKLTKSELRTRPVYVWTDAHIEAHFLTCFVALTILRILQCQTGVPAAHIRREIKAMSATNFDSNWWVFDHRTDESDALAASCGLEELKLKFLTTKQAKQVLAKANRLTLQHRG from the coding sequence ATGTTTCTGAAGAGGACCCCACAGAGGAACGGACGGGTGAAGCTCTCTGTATGTGAGAGCTACCGGGTCGGCAAGAAGACCAAGCAGCGCCAAGTGAGGTCTTTGGGCTATATCGACGAGCTCGAGGAGGAGCATCAAGACCCCATCGAGTGGGGACGGGCCCAGGCCCTTGAGATGACTCGCGAGAAGAAAGAGGGCGAGCAGGCTCTTCCCCTCGAGATCCACCCCCTGGAGAAGATCGACAGGAGGGGGACCAACAGGAAGAACCTGGGGTGCGCGATCGCGCTTGCCGTCTACAGCGCCCTGGGGATCGAGCAAGTGCTGCGCAACTACCTGCGCGGCAGGAGCGTGGCATACGACCTCAACAGCGTAACGAGGCTGCTCGTGACAGAGCGGATCCTAGGGCCAGGGTCCAAGCGCGCAGCCTGGCAGAACAGGGAGAGGTACTTCTTCAAGAGCGACTTCACGGACGATGATCTCTACAGGGCCTTAGACGAGCTCGCGAGGGCCAAGGACAAGGTCGTCTCCTCCATGAACAGGCGGATAGCGGCCGCGGGCATGAGGGACATGTCCTGCGTCTACTACGACGTCACCAACTACTACTTCGAAAGCGACGCCCAGGACGAGCTGAGGAAGCGCGGGGTCTCCAAGGAGAACAGGAGGAGCCCGATCGTGCAGATGGGGCTCCTGCAGGACGAGAGGGGCATCCCCATCTGCTACAGGAAGTTTTCGGGCAACACCCCAGACGCCCAGACCATGATCCCCGTGCTCTCCGACCTCAAGCGCGACTACGGGATGGACAGGCTCATAGCCGTCGCCGACAAGGGCCTCAACTCGTCGGACAACATAGCGGCGGCCGTGGCCAGGGGGGACGGCTTCGTCTTCTCCCAGTCGGCACGCGGCACCAAGTCGGACGCCGCCCTGAAGAGGTGGCTCACGGACGACCAGGGCTACCGCCACATGGGAGACGACTTCAAGATCAAGAGCAAGCAGGGCTTCAAGGCCTGCCACATCAAGGCAGGGGATACGAAGGGCGGAAAGCCCAAGGACATAAGGATTCCCGTGAAGTACGTCGGCTTCTGGTCAAGGAAGTACCAGGAGCGTGCCCGCCACGACAGGGCCAAGGTGATCGAGAGGGCACGCACGCTCATTAAAAGCCCCGCCGCCTTCAGCGCCCATGAGGCCCATGGGGCGGCAAAGTACGTGAGGGGCCTCACCTTCGACAGGGACACGGGCACTATTGCCGATGCCCGCAAGCTCTCCCTGGATGAGGATGCCATCAGGGAGGCAGAGGACTTGGACGGCTACTACCTCGTCGTCACAAGCGAGACAGACTGGCAGGACGAGAAGATACTCGATGCCTACCGGGAGCTCTGGCGGATAGAGGAGTCCTTCAAACTCACCAAGTCAGAGCTCAGGACCAGGCCCGTCTACGTCTGGACGGACGCCCATATAGAGGCCCACTTCCTCACGTGCTTCGTGGCCCTCACGATCCTTCGGATCCTGCAGTGCCAGACGGGTGTCCCCGCGGCCCACATAAGACGTGAGATCAAGGCCATGTCAGCCACGAACTTCGATTCCAACTGGTGGGTGTTCGACCACAGGACGGACGAGTCTGACGCCCTGGCCGCCTCCTGTGGCCTCGAGGAGCTCAAGCTCAAGTTCCTCACAACCAAGCAGGCCAAACAGGTCTTAGCTAAGGCAAATAGGCTAACGCTCCAACACAGAGGATAG
- a CDS encoding ATP-binding protein, translated as MRAAWSRCPALYSGFVAAEEWRRYERRSTIVTTNVGIGLWGDVFSNAATASAIADRLCHHCHLIRITGRSYRIKDLPAGSLSKEGGGTESG; from the coding sequence ATCCGGGCTGCTTGGAGTAGGTGTCCTGCGCTCTATTCAGGATTTGTTGCTGCGGAAGAGTGGAGGAGATACGAGAGGAGGTCGACGATCGTGACGACGAACGTTGGGATAGGCCTGTGGGGCGACGTCTTCAGCAACGCAGCCACCGCATCGGCCATTGCCGACAGGCTCTGCCATCATTGCCACCTCATACGCATCACCGGAAGGTCCTACAGGATCAAGGACCTGCCTGCAGGGAGCCTCTCGAAGGAAGGCGGAGGCACTGAATCCGGCTGA
- a CDS encoding transposase, which yields MLQLRQLLVQIEFTRGQMAELDAELARMVDGSPITTIPGIGAVCAAGTLGEMGDVSRFESASRLVAFAGCDPSVFESGEYEGPKAHLSKRGSPYLRWHLWLAADRARMFDPVLRDYYIKKRSEGKCHKVAVSAVVRELCAIVFAVLRDGKPYVCPVA from the coding sequence GTGCTCCAGCTGCGCCAGCTGCTCGTGCAGATCGAGTTCACGAGGGGCCAGATGGCCGAGCTCGACGCGGAGCTGGCGCGCATGGTCGATGGCTCGCCCATCACCACGATCCCCGGCATCGGCGCCGTGTGCGCCGCGGGAACCCTCGGCGAGATGGGCGACGTGTCGCGCTTCGAGAGCGCCTCGAGGCTCGTCGCCTTCGCGGGCTGCGACCCGTCGGTGTTCGAGTCCGGCGAGTACGAGGGCCCAAAGGCCCACCTCTCGAAGCGCGGCTCGCCCTACCTGAGGTGGCACCTCTGGCTCGCCGCCGACCGGGCCAGGATGTTCGACCCCGTCCTGCGCGACTACTACATAAAGAAGCGGTCCGAGGGCAAGTGCCACAAGGTCGCCGTCAGCGCTGTGGTGCGCGAGCTGTGCGCCATCGTCTTCGCCGTGCTGAGGGACGGCAAGCCCTACGTCTGCCCGGTTGCCTAG
- a CDS encoding JAB domain-containing protein: MQIPVMQIELVQHGIIDVNVDSPYVYGVETANRVFTSTLGRMNTEVVGLLYLDSTHKVIGYSTIAMGAVDRVTSSVAQIIRTALLSNASYIIVAHNHPSGVCEITEPDIALTKRIGAAAQLMDISLIDSLVVCPSGEFASIRESMGRKQ; encoded by the coding sequence ATGCAGATACCAGTAATGCAGATAGAGCTTGTGCAGCATGGCATCATAGACGTGAACGTCGACTCGCCCTACGTGTACGGGGTCGAGACGGCGAATCGAGTATTCACGTCGACGCTCGGGCGGATGAACACGGAGGTCGTTGGGCTCCTGTACCTAGACAGCACGCACAAGGTGATTGGCTACTCGACCATTGCCATGGGTGCTGTCGACAGGGTCACGTCCTCGGTCGCACAGATCATAAGAACCGCCCTGTTATCGAACGCCTCATACATCATCGTGGCCCACAACCACCCGAGCGGCGTCTGCGAGATTACCGAGCCCGACATCGCATTGACAAAGCGGATTGGCGCGGCGGCGCAGCTCATGGACATCAGCCTGATCGACTCCCTTGTCGTGTGCCCGAGCGGTGAGTTCGCGTCGATCCGTGAGAGCATGGGGAGGAAGCAATGA
- a CDS encoding HesA/MoeB/ThiF family protein, translating to MTIETSVVFKVRDSVDLFLTDGTYLTAYYMNSRKRRTFRVSEETVGLLERIDGRRQAGELKQLMREELGADPESTDSALESLHRSRILTEVGLASPLEGDDEERYARQTNYFAEFLGDEADGPLAQRRLAESRVSVFGCGAVGGGIAIELAMAGVRHFTLVDYDVVEPSDASRHLYFDLTDVGKPKVESLARRLREIDPRVSVEEVFSSVRPEDDIEPIISGCDFVVNTMDEPYIGYTSAKVSRVCVKHNKAHYIAGGFDAHLASTGELVIPHVTPCVECYARYFKESLKDWKPSRHPVEERALEIGGLSPMSLFSASFASIEIVKYLTGIVDMNSSYKPRGEWLFNNMSLSYLDVPRDPECPICGEGVLL from the coding sequence ATGACCATCGAGACCTCTGTCGTCTTCAAGGTCAGGGACTCGGTTGACCTGTTCCTGACCGACGGGACGTACCTAACCGCCTACTACATGAATTCGCGCAAGCGTCGCACCTTCCGCGTGAGCGAGGAGACGGTAGGATTGCTCGAGCGCATCGATGGTCGCCGACAGGCCGGAGAGTTGAAGCAACTCATGCGCGAGGAGCTCGGCGCAGACCCCGAGTCGACCGACAGTGCCCTCGAATCCCTGCACAGGAGCAGGATCCTCACCGAAGTCGGCCTCGCCTCACCCCTCGAGGGCGACGATGAGGAGCGATACGCGAGGCAGACCAACTACTTCGCTGAGTTCCTGGGAGACGAGGCAGATGGTCCGCTCGCCCAGCGAAGGCTGGCAGAGTCCCGCGTGTCGGTGTTCGGCTGCGGGGCAGTCGGTGGCGGCATCGCCATCGAGCTCGCCATGGCGGGCGTCAGGCACTTCACGCTGGTCGACTACGACGTCGTGGAACCGTCCGACGCAAGCCGGCACCTGTACTTCGACCTCACGGACGTCGGCAAGCCCAAGGTCGAGTCGCTGGCTAGGCGGCTCAGGGAAATAGACCCGAGAGTCTCCGTCGAGGAGGTCTTCTCCAGCGTGAGGCCCGAGGATGACATCGAGCCGATTATCTCCGGGTGCGACTTCGTCGTGAACACCATGGACGAGCCCTACATCGGCTACACCTCCGCGAAGGTCTCCCGGGTCTGCGTCAAGCACAACAAGGCCCACTACATCGCCGGGGGTTTCGACGCACACCTCGCGAGCACGGGCGAGCTCGTCATCCCCCACGTTACGCCATGCGTGGAGTGCTACGCGCGGTACTTCAAGGAGAGTCTGAAGGACTGGAAGCCCTCGCGGCACCCCGTCGAGGAGCGTGCCCTGGAGATCGGAGGGCTCTCCCCCATGTCCCTCTTCTCCGCGTCCTTCGCCTCCATCGAAATCGTGAAATACCTCACGGGAATCGTGGACATGAACAGCTCGTACAAGCCGCGAGGAGAGTGGCTCTTCAACAACATGAGCCTCAGCTACCTAGACGTGCCGAGGGACCCGGAGTGCCCCATCTGCGGGGAGGGGGTGCTGCTATGA
- a CDS encoding ThiF family adenylyltransferase: MNPRLSPSVSVVPLGNGIVEFFKTNTRQQVRLQTPDDTILRIVNGLDGTKGTDEIAAKHGTTTQSVARLLSHLERNGILDNVEPSSDIDAYEVFRRPVSFLQDFSTSHEHLVRMWDALRSARVVVVGLGAVGSWVACCLVQTGVRRLVLADPDVVELSNLHRQLGYRTGDVGRPKVEALSDALERYRPDLEIERLPVELGEGSLEQIEGVVDLVINCADKPTVDQTSRWVGEYCMPRAIPHIVGGGYNLHLSLIGQTVIPGRTACVRCFEKQLERDNEIDPARVKKLQVPNRKVGSLGPLCALNASMVAMEAVKVLTGCAEPANANRRGEFDITTMDVSYTAYERLDDCDWCGEHGKYSGQGR; this comes from the coding sequence ATGAACCCAAGACTGAGCCCAAGCGTCTCCGTAGTCCCACTCGGCAACGGCATCGTCGAGTTCTTCAAGACGAACACGAGGCAGCAGGTACGCTTGCAGACGCCCGACGACACGATCCTCCGCATCGTGAACGGCCTCGACGGCACCAAGGGCACCGACGAGATCGCAGCGAAGCATGGGACGACCACCCAGTCGGTGGCGAGGCTCCTCTCCCACCTGGAGCGCAACGGAATCCTCGACAACGTCGAACCAAGCAGCGACATCGACGCATACGAGGTCTTCAGGAGGCCCGTCTCCTTCTTGCAGGACTTCTCCACCTCACACGAGCACCTCGTACGAATGTGGGACGCCCTCAGGTCGGCAAGAGTCGTGGTGGTGGGTCTCGGCGCCGTAGGCTCGTGGGTCGCGTGCTGCCTCGTGCAGACTGGCGTCAGGAGACTCGTGCTCGCAGATCCGGACGTCGTGGAGCTCTCGAACCTTCACAGGCAGCTCGGATACCGGACGGGCGACGTGGGCCGCCCGAAGGTCGAGGCGCTCTCTGACGCGCTCGAGAGATACAGGCCCGACCTCGAGATAGAGAGGCTCCCCGTCGAACTCGGCGAAGGGTCGCTCGAGCAGATCGAGGGCGTCGTGGACCTTGTCATCAACTGCGCGGACAAGCCCACGGTCGATCAGACATCGAGGTGGGTTGGCGAATACTGCATGCCAAGGGCAATCCCCCACATCGTGGGAGGCGGCTACAACCTTCACCTCTCCCTCATCGGGCAGACCGTCATCCCCGGCAGAACCGCCTGCGTGAGGTGCTTCGAAAAGCAGCTCGAGAGGGACAACGAGATTGACCCCGCGAGGGTTAAGAAGCTCCAGGTCCCCAACCGGAAGGTCGGGAGCCTCGGGCCGCTCTGCGCCCTGAACGCCAGCATGGTGGCAATGGAGGCCGTGAAGGTGCTGACTGGGTGCGCGGAGCCCGCAAACGCGAACCGGCGGGGAGAGTTCGACATCACGACGATGGACGTGTCCTACACGGCCTACGAGAGGCTCGACGACTGCGATTGGTGTGGTGAGCATGGGAAGTATTCAGGTCAGGGGCGCTAG
- a CDS encoding ATP-binding cassette domain-containing protein, giving the protein MGSIQVRGAREHNLKGIDVDIPLGKLTCVTGVSGCGKSSLVHDTLYAESQRMFLEGLSGNDMGQQLMKAPNVDSIDNLRPSLNVSQSYYNFNPRSTVGTVTEVSQGLRSLFALVVSRETGLRLDDAFFSRNNPSSWCPECQGTGEGYAISLARLVPDPTKRLSSGAILYYKDGKSSPERKTLLAVCERLGIDPDARYCDLSEDQVDALLNRTSPLELTIRYKNPRGVYRQGKVTSRGVLVELEEKLKDVDTPSTLASISKYLDRVPCRTCGGSGLKAEAATHKVCGMTMGDAEQASVDELLEWAGAVHDAYAGSPISKPVCTLCERISRRLMRLAELKVGYLSLSRKVPTLSGGESQRVRIANQLSCSLNGLVYILDEPCRGLHPRDAESIITAAGELVKRDNTVVAIEHNPKFISKADWEIRLGPQGGPNGGSIVSMGEPRKRPGISPSHRKPASARDTLVLDHLSQNNVLDASVRLPLGVVTAITGVSGSGKSSLLAAMQQAVDSMVSNKSVPKSKVDGVHLVNQKPIGKTPRSTVASYLGTMDEIRKSFAETEDAKSLGLGPSAFSLNVSGGRCETCQGTGLEKVSYRYLPDTYIECPECHGRRFSDEVLSVRVWDMTVTDVLDTPIEELVERIPNDSAAHEMLDCVKRIGLGYLTLGQTSLSLSGGEAQRIKLAKALGKAGAGKGIYFLDEPTSGLERDDARLLTEAFLSLTSSGATVVFTEHDPAFIEETADHVIDLGTIAGRDGGSIACSGLPTEVFADPQSSWAGVPG; this is encoded by the coding sequence ATGGGAAGTATTCAGGTCAGGGGCGCTAGGGAGCACAACCTTAAGGGGATTGACGTAGACATCCCACTCGGGAAGCTCACCTGCGTCACCGGCGTCTCAGGCTGCGGGAAGTCCTCCCTCGTCCACGACACCCTGTACGCGGAGAGCCAGAGGATGTTCCTGGAGGGGCTCTCCGGCAACGACATGGGCCAGCAACTCATGAAGGCGCCGAACGTTGACTCGATCGACAACCTCAGGCCGTCCCTTAACGTCTCCCAGAGCTACTACAACTTCAACCCGAGGTCGACCGTCGGCACCGTCACCGAGGTCTCCCAGGGCTTGCGCTCGCTCTTCGCCCTGGTCGTGAGCCGGGAGACGGGGCTCCGGCTGGACGACGCCTTCTTCTCGAGGAACAACCCATCGAGCTGGTGTCCGGAATGCCAGGGCACCGGCGAGGGGTACGCCATCTCGCTCGCGAGGCTCGTTCCAGACCCGACGAAGAGGCTCTCCAGCGGAGCAATCCTGTACTACAAAGACGGCAAGTCGTCCCCCGAGCGCAAGACCCTCCTCGCCGTCTGCGAGAGGCTCGGCATAGACCCGGACGCTCGGTACTGCGACCTGAGCGAAGACCAGGTCGACGCACTCCTCAACCGGACCTCGCCGCTGGAACTCACCATCCGCTACAAGAATCCCAGAGGGGTTTACCGCCAGGGGAAGGTGACCTCAAGAGGCGTCCTCGTGGAGCTTGAGGAGAAGCTCAAGGACGTCGACACCCCATCCACGCTTGCCAGCATCTCGAAGTACCTCGACCGCGTGCCGTGCAGGACATGCGGGGGCTCCGGCCTCAAAGCCGAGGCGGCGACCCACAAAGTCTGCGGGATGACCATGGGCGACGCCGAGCAGGCAAGCGTCGACGAGCTGCTGGAGTGGGCCGGGGCCGTGCATGACGCCTACGCCGGCAGCCCCATCTCGAAGCCCGTCTGCACGCTCTGCGAGCGAATCTCGCGACGGCTGATGCGGCTCGCGGAACTCAAGGTCGGATACCTCAGCCTCTCCAGGAAGGTCCCCACGCTCTCAGGGGGCGAGTCCCAGAGGGTGAGAATCGCGAACCAGCTGTCGTGCTCACTCAACGGTCTCGTCTACATCCTCGACGAGCCTTGCCGGGGGCTGCACCCACGCGACGCAGAGTCCATCATCACGGCGGCTGGGGAGCTCGTGAAGAGGGACAACACCGTAGTGGCCATCGAGCACAACCCCAAGTTCATATCCAAGGCTGACTGGGAGATAAGGCTCGGTCCGCAGGGAGGGCCTAACGGCGGAAGCATCGTGAGCATGGGGGAGCCTCGGAAGCGACCGGGCATCAGTCCGTCCCACAGAAAGCCCGCGAGCGCACGAGACACCCTGGTGCTCGACCACCTCTCGCAGAACAATGTCCTGGACGCGAGCGTGCGCCTTCCCCTGGGGGTCGTGACAGCGATAACAGGAGTATCGGGCTCTGGCAAGAGCTCGCTCCTGGCGGCGATGCAGCAAGCGGTGGACTCGATGGTCTCCAACAAGTCTGTCCCCAAGTCAAAGGTCGACGGCGTTCACCTCGTCAACCAGAAGCCCATCGGCAAGACCCCAAGGTCGACCGTCGCATCGTACCTCGGGACGATGGACGAGATAAGGAAGTCCTTCGCCGAGACGGAAGACGCGAAGAGCCTTGGGCTCGGACCTTCTGCATTCAGCCTCAACGTCTCCGGGGGACGATGCGAGACCTGCCAAGGAACTGGACTCGAAAAGGTGTCGTACAGGTATCTCCCGGACACCTACATCGAGTGCCCTGAGTGCCATGGCCGGCGGTTCTCCGACGAGGTCCTCTCGGTAAGGGTCTGGGACATGACCGTCACAGATGTGCTGGACACGCCCATCGAGGAGCTCGTCGAGAGGATACCCAACGACAGCGCGGCTCACGAGATGCTCGACTGCGTAAAGAGAATCGGACTCGGGTACCTTACCCTCGGCCAGACCTCGCTGAGCCTGTCCGGCGGCGAGGCTCAGCGCATCAAGCTTGCCAAAGCGCTGGGCAAGGCAGGGGCCGGAAAGGGCATCTACTTCTTGGACGAGCCGACCTCGGGGCTCGAGCGAGACGACGCTCGCCTCCTCACGGAGGCTTTCCTCTCCCTCACTTCAAGCGGAGCAACGGTCGTGTTCACGGAACATGACCCTGCGTTCATCGAAGAGACAGCAGACCACGTCATCGACCTCGGGACCATTGCAGGACGTGACGGTGGAAGCATCGCATGCTCCGGATTGCCAACCGAGGTGTTCGCCGATCCCCAGTCATCTTGGGCTGGCGTGCCTGGCTGA
- a CDS encoding IS3 family transposase, whose product MEDGVYSLEQRTRAVELYIKYGFKATATIRELGYPSRAQLVGWYREWQDNGGALRGRNLERYSEGQRRAAVNHYLEHGRCNAYTRRELGYPGSTQKLREWIDELAPGERRTAEPRTFTLEEKQKAVTALVRRAGSAQQIADEVGSTRCTLYKWKRELLPEKEPPMPDTSNAVSNGASDAGAARAAPVTQTEIDALEARKAELEKELRQLELKRDILEGALEILGKGTGADPANELTNREKTLLIESLRPKWRLCELLSALDMARSSHQYQLSAIAAGDRDAGARELVCAVFNANDGAYGRRRIHDELEARGHVIGERRIGRIMAEEKLEAHGKAKPGKAYSSYKGEVSEHPGNKVCQDFEAGLPNFLWLTDVTQLSIPAGKLYLSPVLDCFDGAIVSWTTSTSPNAEMANSMLKAALATTTDEERRHLVIHSDCGCHYRWPEWISICEKAGIMRSMSRKGCSPDNSRMEGFFGTMKVEMLYGRDWAGVTLDELKERIDAYIERYNKTRIKRSLGSMSPLQYRQSLGLAA is encoded by the coding sequence TTGGAGGATGGCGTGTACTCCCTTGAGCAGAGGACAAGAGCGGTCGAGCTCTATATCAAGTATGGTTTTAAAGCCACGGCTACGATACGCGAGTTGGGATATCCAAGCCGGGCACAGCTTGTAGGATGGTATCGGGAATGGCAGGACAACGGAGGCGCGCTCAGGGGGCGCAACCTAGAACGCTACTCAGAAGGGCAAAGGCGGGCCGCCGTCAACCACTATCTGGAGCACGGCCGCTGCAACGCCTATACGAGACGCGAGCTGGGATACCCCGGAAGTACGCAAAAGCTCAGAGAGTGGATAGACGAGCTGGCACCTGGCGAGAGGCGGACAGCCGAGCCCAGGACGTTCACTCTCGAAGAGAAGCAGAAAGCCGTGACAGCGCTTGTCAGACGAGCCGGAAGCGCGCAACAGATCGCCGACGAGGTCGGCTCCACGCGTTGTACCCTCTACAAGTGGAAGCGAGAGCTATTGCCTGAGAAGGAGCCCCCGATGCCCGACACAAGCAACGCCGTCTCAAATGGCGCGTCCGACGCCGGAGCCGCCAGAGCGGCTCCCGTCACGCAGACAGAAATAGATGCCCTCGAGGCCAGGAAGGCCGAACTCGAGAAAGAGCTGCGCCAACTCGAGCTCAAGCGCGACATCCTGGAGGGCGCCCTCGAGATCCTGGGAAAAGGGACGGGCGCCGACCCGGCAAACGAGCTCACGAACAGGGAGAAGACTCTGCTGATTGAGTCGCTGCGCCCCAAATGGAGGCTGTGCGAGCTTCTCTCGGCGCTCGACATGGCCCGATCGAGCCACCAGTACCAACTCTCGGCCATCGCCGCCGGGGACAGGGACGCCGGGGCGCGGGAGCTGGTCTGCGCCGTCTTCAACGCCAACGACGGCGCCTACGGAAGGCGCCGCATCCACGACGAGCTCGAGGCACGAGGACATGTCATCGGCGAGCGCAGGATAGGGCGAATAATGGCTGAGGAGAAGCTCGAGGCGCACGGCAAGGCAAAGCCCGGGAAGGCCTACAGCTCCTACAAGGGCGAGGTCTCGGAACACCCCGGCAACAAGGTCTGCCAGGACTTCGAAGCCGGACTTCCCAACTTCCTATGGCTCACCGACGTCACGCAGCTCTCGATACCGGCCGGCAAGCTCTATCTGAGCCCGGTTTTGGACTGCTTCGACGGCGCCATCGTAAGCTGGACGACCTCGACCTCGCCCAACGCCGAGATGGCCAACTCCATGCTCAAGGCGGCTTTGGCCACTACGACAGACGAGGAGCGCCGCCATCTCGTGATCCATTCGGACTGCGGCTGCCACTACCGCTGGCCCGAGTGGATCTCCATCTGCGAGAAGGCCGGCATCATGCGCTCCATGTCGCGCAAGGGGTGCAGCCCTGACAACTCCCGCATGGAGGGCTTTTTCGGCACCATGAAGGTCGAGATGCTCTATGGCAGGGACTGGGCGGGCGTCACGTTGGATGAGCTCAAGGAGAGGATAGACGCCTATATAGAGCGTTACAACAAGACGAGGATCAAGCGCTCGCTGGGCTCGATGAGCCCCCTACAATACAGGCAGAGCTTGGGCCTCGCAGCCTAG
- a CDS encoding ATP-binding protein encodes MPQTSPGRGASQAAFRGAARAPSVSGDTMDALLASATPGRAAACTAMPESEIARRDRTKGARLLRQARFPVPKAPDVFDRPSVALPDGWGRDGTCSLAFVRDAEDLVSCGQTGRGKTHMATALGIAATSAGYPAGFWQTARPVPRLGKAKREGTPDGPLADIARARLLVLDEFGYVPFDVDGARLPCQVISESHEGRGVTSAADAGSGRWGTVLADDKPAAAIVDRVARHGRLVEFGGPSHRPGESLMLGKSGR; translated from the coding sequence ATGCCGCAGACGAGCCCGGGGCGCGGGGCCTCGCAGGCCGCCTTCCGTGGGGCGGCCAGGGCGCCCTCCGTATCGGGCGACACGATGGATGCCCTCCTCGCCTCCGCGACGCCGGGGCGGGCGGCGGCATGCACGGCGATGCCCGAGTCGGAGATCGCCCGCCGCGACAGGACGAAGGGGGCGAGGCTGCTCCGGCAGGCGAGGTTCCCCGTGCCCAAGGCGCCCGACGTCTTCGACCGGCCGAGCGTGGCCCTCCCCGACGGCTGGGGGCGCGACGGGACGTGCTCGCTGGCATTCGTGCGCGACGCCGAGGACCTCGTCTCCTGCGGCCAGACGGGGCGCGGCAAGACCCACATGGCCACGGCCCTCGGCATCGCGGCGACCTCGGCGGGCTACCCGGCGGGGTTCTGGCAGACCGCGCGGCCGGTGCCCCGGCTGGGGAAGGCCAAGAGGGAGGGCACGCCCGACGGGCCGCTCGCGGACATCGCCAGGGCAAGGCTCCTCGTCCTGGACGAGTTCGGCTACGTCCCCTTCGACGTGGACGGGGCAAGGCTGCCCTGCCAGGTCATATCCGAGAGCCACGAGGGGAGGGGCGTCACATCCGCCGCCGACGCCGGGTCCGGCCGGTGGGGCACGGTCCTCGCCGACGACAAGCCCGCGGCCGCGATCGTGGACCGCGTCGCGCGCCACGGCAGGCTCGTCGAGTTCGGCGGACCCAGCCACAGGCCCGGGGAGAGCCTCATGCTGGGGAAGTCTGGGAGGTAG
- a CDS encoding helix-turn-helix domain-containing protein, with translation MYGAGQGGIAIGTLIGFGHGYADTISELGYPGRQTLRDWWHGYGEAGEVPLPEREREPRHPEEMRRGAVALCLVKPDFRFGPGTVLPYLTS, from the coding sequence GTGTACGGCGCAGGACAGGGAGGAATCGCGATAGGGACGCTCATCGGGTTCGGCCATGGCTACGCAGACACGATATCCGAGCTGGGATACCCCGGCAGGCAGACGCTGAGGGACTGGTGGCATGGGTATGGGGAGGCCGGCGAGGTGCCCCTGCCCGAACGCGAGCGCGAACCGAGGCATCCCGAGGAGATGAGACGCGGGGCCGTCGCGCTGTGTTTAGTCAAGCCTGACTTTCGGTTTGGGCCTGGCACCGTTCTTCCGTACCTGACTTCCTAG